The following coding sequences are from one Equus przewalskii isolate Varuska chromosome 23, EquPr2, whole genome shotgun sequence window:
- the RAB29 gene encoding ras-related protein Rab-7L1: protein MGSRDHLFKVLVVGDAAVGKTSLVQRYSQDSFSKHYKSTVGVDFALKVLQWSDSEMVRLQLWDIAGQERFTSMTRLYYRDASACVIMFDVTNATTFSNSQRWKQDLDSKLTLPNGEPVPCLLLANKCDLSPWAVSRDQVDRFSKENGFTGWTETSVKENKNINEAMRVLIEKMMSNSREDVSSSTQGDYINLKTKPSSPWACC from the exons ATGGGCAGCCGCGATCACCTGTTCAAAGTGCTGGTGGTGGGGGACGCCGCGGTGGGCAAGACGTCCCTGGTGCAGCGTTATTCCCAGGACAGCTTCAGCAAACACTACAAGTCCACGGTGGGAG TGGATTTCGCTCTGAAAGTTCTCCAGTGGTCTGACTCAGAGATGGTGCGGCTCCAGCTGTGGGATATTGCAG ggCAGGAGCGTTTCACTTCTATGACACGCCTGTACTATCGGGATGCCTCTGCCTGTGTTATTATGTTTGATGTTACCAATGCCACTACCTTTAGCAACAGCCAGAGATGGAAACAGGACCTGGACAGCAAGCTCACGCTGCCTAATGGAGAGCCCGTGCCCTGCCTGCTCTTGGCGAACAAG TGTGATCTGTCCCCTTGGGCAGTGAGCCGAGACCAGGTTGACCGATTCAGTAAAGAGAACGGTTTCACAGGTTGGACAGAAACATCAGTCAAGgagaacaaaaatattaatgaggCCATGAG agtCCTCATTGAAAAGATGATGAGCAATTCCAGAGAAGATGTGTCTTCGTCCACCCAAGGGGACTACATCAACCTGAAAACCAAGCCGTCCTCCCCCTGGGCCTGCTGCTAA